Part of the Limihaloglobus sulfuriphilus genome is shown below.
GATCTCAACGTTGTGGCAGTAACCCGCATTGAACACCAGCTTGCCGCCCTGTTCTTTGAGGTTGTAACCTGTCCCGAACATCTGCATCTTGCGGGAAAAGCCGCTGCTGACGCCGACGATCATGTTGCTGACAAGTGCCCTAATCGTACCGTGCATAGCACAGCAATGACGATCCTGGGGTTTTGGGTTGTCAACCGTTATCTGATTATCTTCCACAGCGAGATCAACCGAAGAATCTAACTTCATCTCAAGGCTGCCTTTGGGTCCAGAGACCTTGAGCTTGCCGCCGCTTGTTTCTACTTTTACCCCTGCGGGGATTTCTATTGGTTTTTTACCTATTCGACTCATATCAGCTCACCGAACAAAGAATTTCGCCGCCTATGTTCTGTTCACGGCATTGTCTGTCGCTCATTACACCACGGTTAGTGGTAACTATGTTGATGCCAAGACCGCCTAAGACCTTTGGCATATCCTCGACATTGCTGTAAACACGTTTTCCAGGTGTGCTGACGCGCGATATATCTGTAATTGCCTGCCCGCCGTCGGGGGTGTATTTCAGCATAACGCGTATCAGGCCCTGTTTGCCGTCATCGATTATATCGAAATCTACGATATAACCCTCTTCCTTAAGAACAGTGGCAACACCCTTGCATACTTTCGAGCTCTTAACCATTACCTGGCTTTTGCGCGTGCTCGAGGCGTTGCGTATTCTTGTCAGCATATCTGCGATTGGATCATTTAAACTCATTAAAAGCTCCGATAGTATCTTACTTTTGCTATTCTTTCAGCAAGGACAGGCTTACCAGCTTGCCTTCTTGACACCCGGTATTTTACCTTCGTTCGCCATTGTCCTGAAACAAATTCGGCAAACTCTGAACTTGCGGTACACCGCTCGGGACCGCCCGCAAAGCTCACATCTGGTATAGCCGCGTACTTTGAATTTGGGAGTTTTTCTCGCCTTATTTTCCAGTGCCGTTGTTGACATTAATCAGCTCCGTCCTGTCTTAGTTTTTAAATGGCATTCCGAACAAGCGAAGCATCTCAAGCGATTCCTCGTTCGTATTTGCCGTTGTAACAACACAAATATTCATACCCTGCGGTGCGGTTATCCTGGCAGAGTCAATCTCAGGGAATATAGACTGTTCACTGAAACCTATTGCATAGTTGCCGCGACCGTCAAAGCTCTTGGTAGAGAGCCCGCGAAAGTCTTTTACACGCGGTATCGCAAGGTTAATAAGACGGTCGAGAAACTCGTACATCCGCTCGCCGCGAAGTGTAACCTTGAGACCGATCGGCTCATCCTCACGCAGTTTGAAGTTAGAGACGCTGACTTTGGCCTTGCAGACCAGCGGCTTCTGGCCGGTTATCAGCGTTATATCTTCTGTAGCTGTTTCGAGGAACTTTTTGTCCTGAATTGCCTTGCCTACACCCATAGATACTACGATCTTTTCGACACGCGGTATCGCCATTGGGCTTTTGTAGTCAAACTTCTCCTGCAGGGCAGGAACTATATTACTTTTATATACATCTCTTAAACGAGCCATTAGAACACCTTAGAGCTTTATTTCTTAACAGCTTTCTTTAATGTACCGATCACAGTTCCGTCGCTTGCTACACGCTGCTTCTCACCGTTGTCGGTAAACTTTATTTTCACACGAGTGCCCTTGCCGGTCTTGGGATTAACCGGAAGAACGTTGCTTACATGCAGGGGCTGTTCAACATGAATCTGGCCGCCCTGCGGATAACGCTGCGAGGGGCGTACATGCTTGGTGACTATATTAACACCAGCTACTACGCACCTGCGGCCGTCATCAAGGACTTCGATAACCTTGCCGGTTTTACCCTTGTCGTCGCCGGTAATAACCTGCACAGTATCATTTTTTCTTATATGTCTTGCCATGATTTTCTCGATTATATGGAGTTAGAATTCTTAATTCCTAATTCGCAATTCTTTATTGTTATACAACTTCACTTGCAAGAGAGATAATCTTCATAAAGTTCTTCTCACGAAGCTCTCTTGCCACAGCACCGAAAATACGGGTGCCGATAGGATTGTTCTCGGCGTCTATCATCACTGCCGCATTGCTGTCGAAGCGTACATAACTGCCGTCAGGACGTTTGACGGGGGCTTTTGTCCGGACGATAACGCATTTATATACCTTCTTGGTGTCAAGCTGACAGTTGGGAAGGTTCTTTTTGATCGCTACAGTAACGATGTCACCCACACCCGCGGTAGGACGCGTATCCTTACCTGTGCGAGAACCGCTGTGGCCGATCACCTTGATGCACTGTGCCGTTTTAACACCGCTGTTATCAGCGATCTTTAACATGGTTTCCTGCTGTATCACGTCTATATCCTCTATTATTTTTACTTAATGACTGCTTCTTCAAGTACCTGAATCAGACGCCAGCTGATTGTCTTGCTGATAGGACGGCATTCGGTGATCTCAACAAGGTCGCCGACTTTGGCAACGTTTTTAGGATCATGAACGCCCAGTTTTGTGCGTCTGTTGATATATTTTCCGTAAAGAGGGTGTTTGACCTTGTATTCGATCATAACACGGATACTCTTATCGCCGCTGCGGCTGACTACTTTGCCGCGCCTTGTTTTCATAACTTTGCTATTTTCCATTAGTTACCAGACCTTTTTTCATTAAGAACGGTTTTCATTCTGGCAATATCTTTGCGACAGTTTTTTATTGCATGGCTGTTTTCGTTTTTCTCGGTTACATTCTGGCACCGAAGCTCAAACAGCTTTTTTTGCATTTCCTGCAGTTTTACCTGCATGTCTTCTTGTTTCATTTCTCGTATTTCAGAAGGTTTCATATTTATCGATATCCCTATGCTATAGAGTGTCTTCTTGTAGTGAACCTGCATCTAATCGGCAGTTTCGCCGCTACACGTGCCATAGCACCGCGTGCTATATCC
Proteins encoded:
- the rplX gene encoding 50S ribosomal protein L24, with the translated sequence MARHIRKNDTVQVITGDDKGKTGKVIEVLDDGRRCVVAGVNIVTKHVRPSQRYPQGGQIHVEQPLHVSNVLPVNPKTGKGTRVKIKFTDNGEKQRVASDGTVIGTLKKAVKK
- the rpsH gene encoding 30S ribosomal protein S8, which translates into the protein MSLNDPIADMLTRIRNASSTRKSQVMVKSSKVCKGVATVLKEEGYIVDFDIIDDGKQGLIRVMLKYTPDGGQAITDISRVSTPGKRVYSNVEDMPKVLGGLGINIVTTNRGVMSDRQCREQNIGGEILCSVS
- the rpmC gene encoding 50S ribosomal protein L29 gives rise to the protein MQVHYKKTLYSIGISINMKPSEIREMKQEDMQVKLQEMQKKLFELRCQNVTEKNENSHAIKNCRKDIARMKTVLNEKRSGN
- the rplF gene encoding 50S ribosomal protein L6, whose translation is MSRIGKKPIEIPAGVKVETSGGKLKVSGPKGSLEMKLDSSVDLAVEDNQITVDNPKPQDRHCCAMHGTIRALVSNMIVGVSSGFSRKMQMFGTGYNLKEQGGKLVFNAGYCHNVEIAIPKSVSVEIKTPATRGNDVPAEFTVSGYDKRELGQFCSEVRAIRPPEPYKGKGIRYADEFVRRKVGKAFGAGG
- the rpsQ gene encoding 30S ribosomal protein S17, with the translated sequence MENSKVMKTRRGKVVSRSGDKSIRVMIEYKVKHPLYGKYINRRTKLGVHDPKNVAKVGDLVEITECRPISKTISWRLIQVLEEAVIK
- a CDS encoding type Z 30S ribosomal protein S14, giving the protein MSTTALENKARKTPKFKVRGYTRCELCGRSRAVYRKFRVCRICFRTMANEGKIPGVKKASW
- the rplE gene encoding 50S ribosomal protein L5, whose product is MARLRDVYKSNIVPALQEKFDYKSPMAIPRVEKIVVSMGVGKAIQDKKFLETATEDITLITGQKPLVCKAKVSVSNFKLREDEPIGLKVTLRGERMYEFLDRLINLAIPRVKDFRGLSTKSFDGRGNYAIGFSEQSIFPEIDSARITAPQGMNICVVTTANTNEESLEMLRLFGMPFKN
- the rplN gene encoding 50S ribosomal protein L14, with amino-acid sequence MIQQETMLKIADNSGVKTAQCIKVIGHSGSRTGKDTRPTAGVGDIVTVAIKKNLPNCQLDTKKVYKCVIVRTKAPVKRPDGSYVRFDSNAAVMIDAENNPIGTRIFGAVARELREKNFMKIISLASEVV